One Spiribacter halobius DNA segment encodes these proteins:
- a CDS encoding zinc-dependent dehydrogenase, with product MHAAVFHAPGDIRYAEVETPKAGDGELLLRVRAATICGTDLRIFHGRKTKGVRLPSIIGHEFAGEVVDVGSGVSGFAVGDGVAMDPVIPCLRCEYCKQGRENVCANRTAMGYEYDGAFAEYVRIPATGIASGNVYKLAPGTSWEQAALAEPLACCLNGQENAEVGLGDSVVVLGAGPIGLMHLQLARVAGARQVIVSEPNARRRELAASLGADAVVDPNADDLAASVRERCDGLGADVVIVAIGLPVLVNQALALVRKQGRVNLFAGFTAGENAAVDPNLIHYNEIRVSGASALTRRQYERSLRLIEAGVIAAGELVTHRLGLHDIGEALKLAESGDGVKVAIRDE from the coding sequence ATGCATGCCGCCGTATTCCACGCGCCGGGAGACATCCGCTACGCGGAGGTCGAGACCCCGAAGGCCGGCGACGGCGAGCTGCTACTCAGGGTGCGGGCCGCCACCATCTGCGGCACGGACCTGCGCATCTTCCACGGCCGAAAGACCAAGGGCGTGCGCCTGCCCTCCATCATCGGCCACGAGTTCGCCGGTGAGGTGGTGGACGTGGGTAGCGGAGTCTCCGGCTTCGCGGTGGGCGATGGCGTCGCCATGGACCCGGTTATCCCATGCCTGCGCTGCGAGTACTGCAAGCAGGGCCGGGAGAATGTCTGCGCCAATCGCACCGCCATGGGATACGAGTACGACGGCGCTTTCGCGGAGTACGTCCGCATCCCTGCCACCGGCATCGCTTCGGGCAACGTGTACAAGCTGGCTCCCGGCACCTCCTGGGAGCAGGCGGCGCTCGCAGAGCCGCTCGCATGCTGCCTGAACGGCCAGGAGAACGCCGAGGTCGGGCTCGGCGACAGCGTCGTGGTGCTTGGGGCCGGGCCCATCGGGCTGATGCATCTGCAGCTAGCCCGCGTCGCCGGCGCCCGCCAGGTGATCGTGAGCGAGCCGAACGCCCGCCGCCGGGAGCTCGCCGCCAGCCTGGGCGCCGACGCCGTGGTCGACCCGAACGCCGATGACCTGGCCGCCAGTGTGCGTGAGCGCTGTGATGGGCTCGGTGCCGACGTCGTGATCGTCGCCATCGGGTTGCCGGTGCTCGTGAACCAGGCGCTGGCGCTCGTGCGCAAACAGGGGCGCGTGAACCTCTTTGCCGGTTTTACGGCCGGGGAGAACGCTGCGGTGGACCCGAACCTCATCCACTACAACGAGATTCGCGTGAGCGGCGCGAGCGCCCTCACCCGGCGGCAGTACGAGCGCTCGCTGCGTCTGATCGAAGCCGGCGTAATCGCTGCCGGCGAGCTGGTCACCCATCGTCTCGGGCTACACGACATCGGCGAGGCGCTGAAGCTTGCTGAGAGCGGGGACGGTGTGAAGGTGGCGATCCGCGATGAATGA
- a CDS encoding class I fructose-bisphosphate aldolase, producing the protein MFVGKQIRLSRLLNTKSGRMLGITVDHPITRGVLPGIEDIARVLDEVVAGGPEAVTMHKGIAEKVFPPHAGKVSMIFKASAYSTQFHPYEEAIVADVDEAVRFGADAISVGMIVGGPEQTTQLTNLGRISREAALAGMPLVAHIYPKGSRMDDPNSADAVAYAARAGAELGVDLIKTLWTGSGESFRKVVEACPSRVALAGGEMGENLEDYLNMTREALDVGLAGVTYGRFVWQHDHPAAVIRAIAALMHDEASVAEALEIYEEQVARGQEAR; encoded by the coding sequence ATGTTCGTAGGCAAGCAGATTCGTCTCAGCCGCCTTCTCAACACCAAGTCCGGGCGCATGCTGGGCATCACGGTGGACCATCCGATCACCCGCGGCGTGCTGCCCGGCATCGAGGACATCGCCCGGGTGCTCGACGAGGTCGTCGCCGGCGGCCCGGAGGCGGTGACCATGCACAAGGGCATCGCCGAGAAGGTGTTCCCGCCGCACGCCGGCAAGGTGTCCATGATCTTCAAGGCGAGCGCGTACTCCACGCAGTTCCATCCTTACGAGGAGGCCATCGTCGCCGACGTGGACGAGGCCGTGCGCTTTGGTGCGGATGCCATCTCCGTTGGCATGATCGTGGGCGGCCCGGAGCAGACCACCCAGCTCACCAACCTGGGGCGCATCTCCCGTGAGGCCGCGCTCGCCGGCATGCCGCTGGTGGCGCACATCTACCCCAAGGGCTCGCGCATGGACGACCCGAACTCCGCCGACGCCGTGGCCTATGCTGCGCGCGCGGGCGCCGAGCTCGGCGTCGACCTCATCAAGACGCTTTGGACCGGCTCCGGGGAGAGCTTCCGTAAGGTGGTGGAGGCCTGCCCCTCGCGCGTCGCGCTTGCCGGCGGCGAGATGGGAGAGAATCTCGAGGACTACCTGAACATGACACGCGAGGCGCTGGACGTGGGGCTCGCCGGGGTTACCTACGGGCGCTTCGTCTGGCAGCACGATCACCCCGCGGCGGTCATCCGCGCCATCGCGGCACTCATGCACGACGAGGCGAGCGTGGCCGAGGCGCTCGAGATCTACGAGGAGCAGGTCGCCCGCGGCCAGGAGGCGCGCTGA
- a CDS encoding dimethylmenaquinone methyltransferase, with product MNRLTLFDAAERPDPALVERFSRLNTPAVSDNLERCHGSVGLYPVGGCLAALGLKAMAGPALTVRTRPGDNLVVHKALDLAQPGDILVIDARGEVTNAILGELMCRYARSRGIAGIVLDGAIRDFDALSAGILPVFARSASHLGPYKSGPGEIHGTVHIGGITVDDGDILVGDADGVVVVPRWRAEATVAAAERVVEMERQQAEEIDNGRLDRSWIDRALEVVPANGAARA from the coding sequence GTGAATCGACTGACCCTTTTCGATGCCGCCGAGCGGCCCGACCCAGCGCTGGTCGAGCGCTTCTCGCGCCTGAATACGCCGGCAGTTTCCGACAATCTGGAGCGCTGCCACGGCAGCGTCGGCCTCTACCCGGTGGGCGGCTGCCTCGCCGCGCTCGGGCTCAAGGCCATGGCCGGGCCGGCGCTGACGGTCCGCACGCGCCCGGGTGACAACCTCGTGGTGCACAAGGCCCTCGACCTGGCGCAACCGGGCGACATCCTGGTGATCGATGCCCGCGGCGAGGTAACCAATGCGATTCTCGGCGAGCTCATGTGCCGGTACGCCCGCTCGCGGGGGATCGCCGGCATTGTGCTCGATGGCGCGATCCGCGACTTCGACGCGCTCTCCGCCGGCATTCTGCCCGTGTTCGCCCGCAGCGCATCCCACCTCGGGCCTTACAAGAGCGGCCCCGGAGAGATCCACGGCACGGTGCACATCGGTGGGATTACCGTCGATGACGGCGACATCCTGGTAGGCGACGCCGATGGCGTGGTCGTGGTCCCGCGTTGGCGCGCCGAGGCCACCGTGGCCGCCGCGGAGCGCGTCGTCGAGATGGAGCGCCAGCAGGCCGAGGAGATCGACAACGGCAGGCTGGACCGCAGCTGGATCGATCGGGCGCTGGAAGTGGTTCCCGCTAACGGGGCCGCGCGCGCCTGA
- a CDS encoding Ldh family oxidoreductase has product MSALVVTPEALQEHCSAILAHHGLPAADAGVVAASLVDANLRGVDSHGVTRMTIYVERLQRGLVAARPDIRVVQDRGASLLLDGDNGMGAVVASRALDIALERLPQHGSVTVGVRNTNHYGSGAYYAERAADAGAAAFLYSNAPSTMAPWGGVDPYLGTNPYTFAVPAGRYRPVILDMATSVVARGKIILAAERGERIPEGWAIDGEGRPTTDAQSALEGSVLPFGGPKGYGIALMVDIMAGVLTGAGFGPRIGDLYRDLEQPQNVGAFIHLTDVGAFLPMETFRARMDEMIEEIKSARRAAGVEEIFLPGEIERRTAERRRERGIPLPAETVAQLETLGSPLSASLTPTARPGPENEHGVTK; this is encoded by the coding sequence ATGAGTGCCCTGGTAGTAACGCCCGAGGCGCTGCAGGAGCATTGCTCCGCCATACTCGCCCACCACGGCCTCCCGGCGGCAGATGCCGGGGTCGTGGCGGCCTCGCTGGTGGACGCCAATCTGCGTGGCGTCGACTCCCATGGCGTGACCCGCATGACAATCTATGTGGAGCGCCTGCAGCGTGGGCTGGTCGCGGCTCGCCCGGACATTCGCGTCGTGCAGGACCGGGGGGCGTCGCTGCTGCTGGACGGCGATAACGGCATGGGTGCCGTGGTGGCTAGCCGTGCGCTGGACATTGCTCTCGAGCGGTTGCCGCAGCATGGGTCGGTCACGGTGGGCGTGCGCAATACCAACCACTACGGCTCCGGTGCGTACTACGCGGAGCGTGCCGCGGATGCGGGCGCAGCTGCGTTCCTGTACTCGAACGCGCCGTCGACGATGGCCCCCTGGGGCGGTGTCGATCCGTACCTCGGCACCAATCCGTACACCTTCGCCGTGCCGGCGGGGCGCTATCGCCCGGTCATTCTCGACATGGCGACCAGCGTGGTCGCCCGCGGGAAGATCATTCTCGCCGCCGAGCGCGGGGAGCGGATTCCTGAGGGCTGGGCGATTGACGGAGAGGGCCGGCCCACCACGGATGCGCAGTCGGCGCTGGAGGGCAGTGTTCTGCCCTTTGGTGGGCCCAAGGGCTACGGCATCGCACTGATGGTGGACATCATGGCTGGCGTGCTGACGGGTGCTGGCTTCGGGCCCCGCATCGGAGACCTCTACCGGGACCTGGAGCAGCCGCAGAACGTGGGCGCCTTCATACACCTCACAGACGTGGGCGCGTTCCTGCCCATGGAGACGTTCCGCGCCCGCATGGACGAAATGATCGAGGAGATCAAGTCCGCCCGCCGCGCGGCGGGCGTGGAGGAGATTTTCCTGCCTGGGGAGATCGAGCGCCGCACCGCCGAGCGGCGTCGCGAGAGGGGCATCCCGCTGCCCGCGGAAACCGTGGCGCAGCTTGAGACCCTCGGCAGTCCGCTGTCGGCGTCCCTGACGCCGACTGCGCGGCCCGGCCCCGAAAACGAACATGGAGTGACAAAGTGA
- a CDS encoding iron-containing alcohol dehydrogenase has translation MNYHRPFSYELPTRLEFGIGLTARLGDFAGSLGGSKALVITDPGLIAAGVVDRVTTALDRGAIGYTVFSDVESEPDARGVEASVERYRAEGCDVIVAVGGGSALDTGKAVSAMLTNPGHIRDYAGLGVVKEKGAPFIAIPTTAGTGSEATIWAVISEKDKGRKYGVGSPLTVPDIALCDPELTVTLPPRVTAVTGIDALAHALESYVNKATQPISEALSERAIALVGRSLRTAVFAGDTLTARADMLLASSMAAMAFNPTRLGLAHALAMPLGANAKIPHADVIAILLPPVMRFNVVANLEKFAHIAELFGERVSHLPLRDAAEAGVRSVERLIRDVGAPNSLAAYGVREADLEGMAEGGLQSGNVPVNPRATTREDLVAIMRECL, from the coding sequence ATGAACTATCACCGGCCTTTCAGCTACGAGCTGCCCACGCGGCTCGAATTCGGAATCGGGCTCACCGCGCGGCTCGGTGACTTCGCAGGCTCCCTCGGGGGGAGCAAAGCCCTGGTCATCACCGATCCGGGGCTTATCGCCGCGGGGGTGGTCGACCGGGTGACCACGGCGCTGGACCGCGGTGCTATCGGCTACACGGTCTTCTCCGACGTGGAATCGGAGCCGGACGCACGCGGTGTCGAGGCGAGCGTCGAGCGCTACCGCGCAGAGGGCTGTGACGTGATCGTGGCCGTGGGCGGCGGCAGCGCCCTGGATACGGGCAAGGCCGTCTCGGCGATGCTCACCAACCCCGGTCATATTCGTGACTACGCCGGCCTCGGCGTGGTGAAGGAGAAGGGGGCGCCATTCATCGCCATTCCCACCACTGCCGGCACCGGCAGCGAGGCGACGATCTGGGCGGTGATCTCCGAGAAAGACAAGGGGCGCAAGTACGGCGTCGGCAGCCCGTTGACGGTCCCGGACATCGCGCTCTGTGACCCCGAGCTCACGGTGACCCTGCCGCCGCGGGTAACCGCGGTCACCGGCATCGATGCGCTGGCTCACGCGCTCGAATCCTACGTCAACAAGGCGACGCAGCCGATCTCCGAGGCGCTCTCGGAGCGGGCCATCGCCCTGGTCGGGCGTTCTCTGCGCACCGCGGTCTTCGCGGGGGACACGCTCACCGCCCGGGCCGACATGCTGCTTGCCTCGAGCATGGCCGCCATGGCCTTCAACCCGACTCGCCTTGGCCTCGCGCACGCACTCGCCATGCCGCTCGGCGCGAACGCCAAGATCCCCCACGCGGACGTCATCGCCATCCTGCTGCCCCCGGTTATGCGGTTCAACGTGGTGGCCAACCTCGAGAAGTTCGCGCACATCGCGGAGCTCTTCGGCGAGCGGGTCAGTCACCTGCCGCTGCGCGACGCGGCGGAGGCGGGTGTGCGCAGCGTGGAGCGGCTCATCCGCGACGTGGGTGCGCCGAACTCGCTTGCCGCCTACGGCGTGCGCGAAGCCGACCTCGAAGGCATGGCCGAGGGGGGGCTTCAGTCCGGCAACGTGCCGGTCAATCCGCGTGCCACCACGCGCGAGGACCTCGTGGCCATCATGCGGGAGTGTCTGTGA
- a CDS encoding aldehyde dehydrogenase family protein, translating to MNDIAEPAWASHVNGNWLAGGETHSIHDPGDLEQVTRRYRLATADDADAAVDAAASAFPAWAGTPAATRAGYVYKLIDLWREHVDEIAESVTREMGKPLAESRSEANRAIDEMRFWAGEALRLGDRTFESARPHTEAYTIRQPIGPVAAVSPWNFPILTPIRKLIPGLVCGCTVVLKPALQAPGAAVLLLRLLERTGLPAGVANLLIGAGRDVGDRLVRHPAIAGITFTGSTDVGIRLGVLAAERNAKVQLEMGGKNGAVVAGYGDVEHAAKEIAAAAFAVSGQRCTAISRVIVPQAERAALEQALVARAEALKVGHGLDSETGMGPLASREQLDKVQHYVALAQQGEGRVLTGGRALEGDGYYYAPTVITDVSPESALATEEIFGPVLVVVPVADREEAIRVHNSVRYGLTSSVFTDDMDFAHAFTRRAEAGMVHVNHGTNSEGHLPFGGWKQSGQGAFGIGDTAADFYTTLKAVYRMHRG from the coding sequence ATGAACGATATTGCCGAACCCGCCTGGGCGAGCCACGTCAACGGTAACTGGCTCGCTGGTGGAGAGACTCACAGCATCCATGATCCGGGTGACCTGGAGCAGGTTACGCGGCGCTACCGATTGGCAACGGCGGACGATGCGGACGCGGCCGTGGACGCCGCGGCGTCCGCATTCCCGGCCTGGGCAGGGACACCGGCGGCGACCCGGGCGGGCTACGTTTACAAGCTCATTGATCTGTGGCGAGAGCACGTCGACGAGATTGCCGAATCGGTGACTCGGGAGATGGGGAAGCCCCTTGCGGAATCCCGCTCCGAGGCCAACCGGGCGATCGACGAGATGCGCTTCTGGGCCGGCGAGGCGCTGCGCCTCGGCGACCGCACGTTCGAGAGTGCGCGGCCCCACACCGAGGCCTACACGATTCGCCAGCCCATAGGGCCGGTGGCGGCCGTCTCGCCCTGGAATTTCCCGATCCTCACGCCCATCCGCAAGCTCATTCCGGGCCTGGTCTGTGGCTGCACGGTCGTGCTGAAGCCCGCACTGCAGGCACCGGGCGCCGCCGTGCTGCTCCTCCGGCTTCTGGAGCGAACCGGGCTTCCTGCCGGGGTCGCGAACCTGCTGATCGGCGCTGGCCGTGACGTCGGGGATCGCCTGGTGCGCCACCCCGCCATCGCCGGCATCACGTTCACCGGTTCCACGGACGTCGGCATTCGTCTCGGAGTGCTTGCCGCCGAGCGCAACGCGAAGGTGCAGCTCGAGATGGGCGGCAAGAACGGTGCCGTGGTGGCGGGCTACGGGGACGTAGAGCATGCGGCGAAGGAGATCGCAGCCGCAGCCTTTGCCGTATCCGGGCAGCGTTGCACTGCGATCAGCCGCGTCATCGTGCCGCAAGCCGAGCGCGCGGCGCTGGAGCAGGCTCTGGTCGCCAGGGCCGAGGCCCTAAAGGTCGGTCATGGCCTGGACTCCGAGACCGGAATGGGCCCTCTCGCGAGCCGGGAGCAGCTCGACAAGGTGCAGCACTACGTCGCACTCGCGCAGCAGGGTGAGGGCAGGGTTCTCACCGGCGGTCGCGCGCTGGAAGGAGACGGCTACTACTACGCGCCTACCGTGATCACCGACGTGTCGCCTGAATCCGCGCTCGCTACCGAGGAGATCTTCGGGCCGGTGCTGGTGGTCGTTCCCGTGGCCGACCGTGAAGAGGCCATTCGCGTCCACAACAGTGTCCGCTACGGGCTCACCTCGTCGGTTTTCACCGACGACATGGACTTCGCCCATGCGTTCACCCGGCGGGCAGAGGCCGGGATGGTGCACGTCAACCACGGCACCAACAGCGAGGGTCACCTCCCCTTCGGTGGCTGGAAGCAGTCCGGCCAGGGCGCATTCGGCATCGGGGATACCGCCGCGGACTTCTACACGACGCTGAAGGCGGTATACCGGATGCATCGCGGCTGA
- a CDS encoding TRAP transporter large permease, giving the protein MSWVLLGTFFALSLVGIPLAISLGLATILTLVLFDLPLSLIAQRMYSSMNSFLLVAVPLFILAGSVMGRGGVSDRIFFAANSVVGRWRGGLGQVNIIASMIFGGISGSSVADVSGLGPLEIKAMEERRYPKPYAAALTMVTATLASVVPPSILMIIAATAAGQSVGASLAGGLGPAVVFAVMFIALNYWLALRRGYGDVVSTGFREAVGHVLIAIPALGAPVIILGGIFGGIMTPTEAAGMAVLYALAVGALIYRRVNWREVPRMIIDTGVTTGTILFIAMCASVATYVFTVDGLPGKVTNAILSLSQDPTMVLLLMGVVLVVVGMFMDIIAAILILTPVLMPTAMTVGINPIHFVVFLVTALAVGLSTPPVGICLFATAQVSGISVERITQAALPFYVVMLIGLVVLAAFPALTLFPVRLFM; this is encoded by the coding sequence ATGAGCTGGGTTCTGCTAGGCACCTTTTTCGCCCTGAGCCTGGTGGGGATTCCGCTGGCGATCTCCCTCGGGCTGGCGACCATTCTCACGTTGGTGCTCTTCGACCTGCCGCTCTCGCTGATCGCGCAGCGGATGTACAGCTCCATGAACAGCTTCCTGCTGGTGGCTGTGCCGCTGTTCATCCTCGCCGGCAGCGTGATGGGGCGTGGGGGCGTCTCCGACCGCATCTTCTTCGCCGCGAACTCCGTGGTCGGCCGCTGGCGGGGTGGGCTGGGGCAGGTGAACATCATCGCCAGCATGATCTTCGGCGGCATCTCCGGATCCTCGGTGGCCGACGTGAGCGGGCTCGGCCCGCTGGAGATCAAGGCCATGGAAGAGCGCCGCTACCCGAAGCCCTATGCGGCGGCGCTGACAATGGTGACTGCCACCCTCGCGTCCGTGGTGCCGCCGAGCATCCTCATGATCATCGCCGCGACTGCCGCGGGGCAGTCGGTGGGTGCTTCTCTGGCGGGCGGCCTTGGCCCGGCCGTGGTCTTCGCCGTCATGTTCATTGCGCTCAACTACTGGCTCGCACTTCGCCGTGGCTATGGCGACGTGGTGTCCACGGGTTTCCGCGAGGCGGTTGGGCACGTGCTGATCGCCATACCGGCGCTCGGTGCCCCGGTGATCATCCTCGGTGGCATCTTCGGTGGGATCATGACGCCCACGGAAGCGGCGGGCATGGCGGTGCTGTATGCACTGGCCGTGGGCGCCCTGATCTACCGGCGGGTGAACTGGCGGGAAGTCCCGCGGATGATCATCGATACGGGCGTGACCACCGGTACGATCCTGTTCATCGCCATGTGTGCATCCGTCGCGACCTACGTGTTCACCGTCGACGGGCTGCCCGGGAAGGTCACCAACGCCATCCTCTCACTGTCGCAGGACCCCACCATGGTGCTCCTGCTGATGGGCGTGGTGCTGGTGGTCGTCGGCATGTTCATGGACATCATCGCCGCGATCCTCATTCTCACGCCGGTGCTTATGCCCACGGCAATGACAGTGGGCATCAACCCGATCCATTTCGTCGTGTTCCTGGTCACCGCGCTTGCCGTGGGGCTATCGACACCACCCGTGGGCATTTGCCTGTTCGCTACGGCGCAGGTCTCGGGGATCAGCGTCGAGCGCATCACGCAGGCGGCCTTGCCCTTTTACGTGGTCATGCTCATCGGGCTGGTCGTGCTGGCGGCGTTCCCGGCGCTCACGCTGTTCCCCGTGCGCCTGTTCATGTAG
- a CDS encoding TRAP transporter small permease — translation MTAVRSKRNTPAEVPAATAGTLRESSDSVGEARGGSVDAELPTHRRLGVVWRVIEVLLFCGVAGMLITVTLQVLARLAPISLPWTEELTRYLFIWTTFLGLAVGTRSAGHARITILLLLAPARVRSWALHVYFAAGCLFFAVLGYTGLRLVLQQIRNGETSPALGIGMYLVTAAVVTGAALALWAQLESVYLDRRTRRYLETGGSDS, via the coding sequence ATGACGGCTGTGCGCAGCAAGCGCAACACGCCCGCGGAGGTGCCGGCCGCTACGGCCGGCACCTTGCGGGAGTCCAGCGATTCCGTCGGTGAGGCTCGCGGTGGGAGCGTCGATGCCGAATTGCCGACCCACCGCAGACTCGGGGTGGTGTGGCGCGTAATCGAAGTGCTCCTCTTCTGTGGCGTCGCGGGAATGCTGATCACCGTAACACTACAGGTGCTGGCGCGCCTCGCACCGATCTCGTTGCCCTGGACCGAGGAACTGACCCGGTACCTGTTCATCTGGACGACGTTCCTGGGGCTTGCGGTGGGCACGCGTTCGGCGGGCCACGCGAGGATCACCATTCTGCTCCTGCTCGCTCCCGCACGCGTTCGCTCCTGGGCCCTGCACGTGTATTTCGCGGCCGGCTGTCTTTTCTTCGCAGTGCTTGGTTACACAGGCCTGCGGCTCGTCCTGCAGCAGATCCGCAACGGGGAAACCTCGCCGGCGCTTGGCATCGGGATGTACTTGGTCACGGCCGCCGTCGTGACCGGAGCGGCGCTCGCGCTATGGGCGCAGCTCGAGTCGGTCTATCTCGACCGCCGGACCCGCCGCTATCTGGAAACCGGAGGCTCGGATTCATGA
- a CDS encoding DctP family TRAP transporter solute-binding subunit, with protein MTESANYLRRAAVFAGVLACSGVATLAQGQETVRLAVGDPIGSAVGMSAEHFAEQVAEATDGQVEVEVFADGVLFGGDQNAAVNMVQNGSLDAVILSTSVYASFEPCMNAISLPYLFSDYDQFVDYLEGEPGQQLLASMDRLNTEGLALMIRTFRHVTNSVRPIESPEDLEGLTLRVPNNKLWVEFFGPLGADPTPMDFTEVYTALQLGTIDGQENPVEVPLANKFYEVQDYLSLTGHIADGYILAFNQDLWEEFDDETQSALRQAAQDTARFKLEHDLGEEERMVAELEDRGMEVNELTPEAREAFQERALELYPRFESLVGEQCMADTLDYLGRN; from the coding sequence ATGACTGAATCTGCAAACTACCTGCGGCGTGCGGCCGTGTTCGCTGGCGTCCTTGCATGTTCCGGCGTCGCGACGCTCGCACAGGGCCAGGAGACCGTACGTCTTGCCGTGGGCGATCCGATTGGTTCCGCGGTTGGCATGTCCGCAGAGCACTTCGCAGAGCAGGTGGCGGAAGCGACCGACGGCCAAGTGGAGGTCGAGGTGTTCGCTGACGGTGTCCTGTTCGGCGGTGACCAGAATGCCGCCGTGAACATGGTTCAGAATGGCTCGCTCGACGCCGTGATTCTCTCGACGTCCGTGTACGCCTCCTTTGAGCCGTGCATGAACGCCATCAGCCTGCCGTACCTCTTCAGCGATTACGACCAGTTCGTGGACTACCTCGAGGGCGAGCCCGGGCAGCAGCTACTGGCCTCGATGGACCGGCTGAACACTGAAGGTCTGGCCCTGATGATCCGCACGTTCCGCCATGTCACGAACAGCGTGCGTCCCATCGAATCGCCCGAGGATCTCGAGGGGCTGACGCTGCGCGTCCCGAACAACAAGCTCTGGGTGGAGTTCTTCGGCCCCCTGGGCGCGGATCCAACCCCGATGGACTTCACCGAGGTGTACACCGCGCTGCAGCTCGGAACGATCGATGGGCAGGAGAACCCGGTGGAAGTGCCGCTGGCGAACAAGTTCTACGAGGTGCAGGACTACCTGTCCCTCACCGGACACATCGCCGACGGTTACATCCTGGCATTCAACCAGGACCTCTGGGAGGAGTTCGACGACGAAACCCAGTCGGCGCTGCGGCAGGCCGCTCAGGACACGGCCCGGTTCAAGCTCGAGCATGACCTCGGCGAGGAAGAGCGGATGGTGGCCGAGCTCGAGGATCGAGGCATGGAGGTCAACGAACTGACACCCGAGGCCCGCGAAGCCTTCCAGGAGCGTGCCCTCGAGCTCTATCCGCGGTTCGAGTCCCTGGTGGGCGAGCAGTGCATGGCCGACACCCTGGATTACCTCGGACGGAACTGA
- a CDS encoding GntR family transcriptional regulator: protein MDDSVLNLSSPGVRSVSEQVYEHLVRAIVEGALPPNQVLSDRALAHQLDVSRTPIREAFHQLESVGLVKRRSRIGWVVTDFTRRDVEELIELRCVLEAAGIRQLVHWSDSRLHELCALFDGFEQPFDSETTAEYLSRDRELHITIVNATGNSRIKEVYRYVELQIDRVRHFISYRAQSRVAESLEEHREITRALARRDASAAVAALDAHLLNVQHKFVDLLDAVSAAAAERR from the coding sequence GTGGATGACAGCGTTCTCAACCTCTCCTCGCCTGGCGTCCGTTCGGTCAGCGAGCAGGTCTACGAGCACCTGGTTCGAGCCATTGTGGAGGGAGCTCTGCCGCCCAATCAGGTGCTTAGCGACCGGGCGCTAGCGCACCAGCTTGACGTAAGTCGCACACCGATCCGCGAAGCCTTCCATCAGCTTGAGTCCGTTGGGCTGGTCAAGCGCCGATCACGCATCGGTTGGGTCGTGACGGACTTCACGCGGCGCGACGTCGAGGAGCTCATCGAGTTGCGCTGCGTGCTCGAAGCGGCAGGCATTCGTCAGCTCGTGCACTGGAGCGATTCGAGACTCCACGAGCTTTGTGCCCTCTTCGATGGTTTTGAGCAGCCCTTCGACTCGGAAACCACGGCCGAATACCTGAGCCGTGATCGCGAGCTCCACATCACCATCGTGAATGCGACTGGCAACAGTCGGATCAAGGAGGTGTACCGCTACGTTGAGCTGCAGATCGACCGGGTGCGTCACTTCATCTCATACCGGGCCCAGAGCCGTGTCGCCGAGAGCCTGGAGGAACACCGCGAGATCACCCGTGCCCTTGCACGGCGAGATGCTTCGGCGGCTGTTGCCGCTCTCGATGCCCACCTACTGAACGTCCAGCACAAGTTTGTCGACTTGTTGGATGCCGTCAGTGCCGCCGCCGCAGAAAGGAGGTGA